The Vibrio tubiashii ATCC 19109 genome has a segment encoding these proteins:
- the pilM gene encoding type IV pilus assembly protein PilM has protein sequence MGKSLVTGIEIGHHSIKAVVLKPNKGTFALVDYRELPIEAGIFSDNHMSNYQKIVKKLKELRKSLPRFSTKVALAIPDNAVISKVLQIDSGLSDNEIEYAISDAFSHQTPFSIDELYLDYVPLTADRQSSQTHYQVYATKKELVDPRVEVFKSAAFQPVVVDLRAHALVHIWQLAARQQVKADWLMIDVGFDHASLCMDLADKAPFCKDIVLAIHEKEVDSNLCLSLAQSREEFTAELLDKIQRNLQLIASMHGKSVKGIWLSGVGATMPALANEISTRFAIECELLNPLTLFSTTSQQPSDNLLTHGHRFTSAAGIALRALTWLESRHAA, from the coding sequence ATGGGTAAATCATTAGTTACAGGCATTGAAATTGGACACCACAGTATTAAAGCGGTGGTTCTCAAGCCAAACAAGGGCACATTTGCTCTTGTCGACTATCGAGAATTGCCAATCGAAGCGGGCATTTTCTCTGATAACCATATGTCAAATTATCAGAAAATTGTAAAGAAACTCAAAGAACTAAGGAAGAGTTTGCCGCGATTTAGTACGAAAGTTGCATTGGCGATACCAGATAATGCGGTAATAAGTAAGGTATTACAGATAGATAGCGGGCTTAGCGACAATGAAATTGAGTATGCTATTTCTGACGCATTTTCCCATCAAACTCCGTTTTCAATTGATGAACTCTACTTAGATTATGTCCCGCTGACCGCGGATAGACAGTCATCGCAAACTCACTACCAAGTATACGCGACGAAAAAAGAGCTGGTTGACCCTAGAGTAGAAGTGTTCAAAAGCGCTGCCTTTCAACCCGTAGTGGTTGATTTACGTGCCCATGCTTTAGTGCATATTTGGCAGCTTGCTGCACGACAACAGGTTAAAGCCGACTGGCTTATGATAGATGTTGGTTTTGACCACGCTTCGTTGTGTATGGACCTTGCTGATAAAGCGCCTTTTTGCAAAGACATCGTTTTGGCAATCCATGAAAAAGAGGTGGATTCAAACCTTTGCTTAAGTCTGGCGCAAAGCCGTGAAGAGTTCACCGCTGAGTTACTAGATAAAATCCAACGCAATTTACAGCTTATTGCTTCAATGCACGGCAAGAGTGTTAAAGGGATTTGGCTGTCAGGTGTAGGGGCTACCATGCCTGCTCTTGCGAATGAAATCAGCACGCGCTTTGCCATTGAGTGTGAGCTTCTTAACCCGCTTACTCTTTTTTCAACAACTAGCCAACAGCCATCCGATAATCTGTTGACCCACGGGCATAGGTTCACATCGGCGGCTGGGATTGCTCTGCGCGCGCTCACTTGGTTGGAGAGTCGTCATGCTGCATAG